Genomic window (Cucumis sativus cultivar 9930 chromosome 2, Cucumber_9930_V3, whole genome shotgun sequence):
gtTTGGGTTGTCGGGTTATTCGATTCTTACAGGTCTACGGTTTATAATCAACACAAAAGATAAAGGTCACTACGACCAACAGATTACCTTGCAGTAATGCTTGAACTTTTTATAGTAAAGACTGTCAGCCATTACAATAATAGCATGTCGACGCTTCATAGAAAACCACTGAAATTTACaaggttaaaaatatatggagTGAGTACTCCTACTAAACGCCAtcttgagaaaataaaaatttcatcagAATTGACAGCTGTGATGAAAGTGTTCGCATAGTAGCAGTAAGTAGTAGCCCAATTATGACTGCATCTACCTGAGAACCTTTACGgaaatctttcttttcaatttcagGTAACATGTGCTCTGAGTACCTACCAGTTCCATGAGGACCAGGGTCTTCAAAACTGTAATAAGAAACTTCTAATATCAGATTGGTGGGAGATCATAGTCATTTAGATTGGTCAAGGAGTTCAACTAAATTAAACAACCAAAGGTGAccaatgttaaaaaataaagtttccTTACCAATCGATATAGCTGACGTTGGTAAATATCaaatagttgtaaatatacTCAAAGTCGTGAAGAGGTATGCAACTGAAACAGAAGTACAAATAGTAATCAGATAAGAACCCCATTGCACACAAATGTTGCAAAATCTTCaatcaacaaaaaacaaataaaaaagatataaccACCTCTCAGATAATAAAACAAAGTGCTGATTATTGGGGTCTAAAAGTGCATTTGCCAAAAGTCTCTTCTCTGCATCAACCATAGAAATTTCTCCCCAGGCTACCTGAATATTGTTTGCTTATAGTTTCACATCAACAACTATTTCATATGGTAAAgctataaatatttgaagctAAACAGCATCAACATTACCACCGATAACCAAGTACGAGGATTAATATAAGATATTACAATTACAAATGATGATAGAAAAAACTTCCATAGAGTTAATTCAATGTTCTCACACCTATCGCCAATCTCAAGAAATCCATTTCCAGGAAATCTATCACATTCAAGTActtcatcaaattttagaagcccataaaagaagtttgtctAACAATAAAGCCATTGGGTATCAAATAATGAATCATGTATATAAACCAATAACAAGACAGAACAAATGACTATTAGTTAGTCATTTGTTAACATTTTGTCTGTTTTTTGAAGACAGTTTGACAAATCGAGAAGGAAAGAAGAGCCAAAGTCATTCTGGAATTAAGCAAGAGAAATAAATATGCGTTTTAACTTATCGTGTACTATGGTTTGAGACCctttttctattcattttcaaGTCGCATCAAATATCTAACAAGGCTGCTTTACTACAATAACTGCATGGAGAAGCAGATAACAGTAAATATTCTTCATGACCCACCTTTTCACTGCGAATGTCACGACCAATAAAATGGGGGCTCGCACGCTCCACTTTCTCTCTAGATGCATGCACGTATATAGAAAATCTGTCATCGTGGCCCTGAAAGACAAGAACTGGGTTAAGCACCTAACTCAATAAAGTCTACCAACCAAAGGTGCGGCAGAAGTTTTACATGGCATTCATGCCCTTCAAACTTCTCCACTGATAGATAAGTTTAAAATGAGTGCGTATACATAGCTAGCAATTCCCTAAACGTGAGATTCACAGTTAGAACAAAGATTGTCTCAAACCCTCCATGGATCAAACTTCCAAGTTCTAATTGACTAATGATTTCATGCGGGGAGGAAATTGTTATCCTAGAAAACTGTAAATATTTCACTGAAAATATCTCAAATGCAgataaactaaagaaaataatctctaatacaaattgaaaaaaagaaatcaaagctCCAAAGTTGAATATTAACCCTtacatcaagaaatttatgCCATAGCTTCTCAAAAGGTAGTGAACCTGGAGTCAAAAACATAAAGGCAATTTTCGGATTCTTAGATTGAGCTAGAggtttcttcaaaatttccttCATTATAACCCGAGTTGCAGTCTCTTCATCAGTTAATTCTCGATAAGCAACTGGCAGTGGCCGTTCAAATGCACCATTGACACAGCCActggaaaagatataacaaagCAGAGAGGTTCTATGTGGATAAACATAGGCACCAAATGCAAATATGCTGACCAACGAAACCAATATAACAATGTCTACAGATGGCTTTAAACATGGCCTTTGACGTGATCCTGGCATACTGAGTGTCTAGTGTGCAAGCTGCCATGAACGGTCAATTTTTGATAAAGGCGTTGTGGCCATGTTTCTCATGTATCCAGAAAAAGTCCCATCGCCATCAATGCCTTGTCTTATACACTACAACAAATATCAAACTAACACTCGTCGTTTACCAGCGAAAACCtgaaaaacatcaaaattctTAGCAATATTCAAAGATATAATCCATTAAACTATTGGTACAGTTAAATTTACTATAATCCATCAGCTTAAACTTTTAGGTCAATCTTTGTGTTCAAAttcatttctctcttcaatcaatattattttccaCTTGCTCTTTTCaaatacattaaacaaataataaattaaatacaaagaaGGTCCTTAGATAAAGCAGTGGAAACTCTATGCCTAAACCAGTcacctcaaaaaaaaaaaatcttcaagtCCCGGAAGAGGAACTACAAAATAAGTCATGGTGGAACAGTCAGTCCTTCGATCAAAAAAAGGCATGAGCAACCTTATTGCAAGTcctattacaaaaaaaatccttgTGACATTAACCTAACAAGCAAGGGAAATAATATCCTCACCAACATTCCACGTCTCAGATAAGCACACAAACTTTGTTAACGATTTCAATGACCTCCAAAGAATATGAATCAATCCTTATTTTCCACTTGTTGAGTGTCGTCGTATAACGTAATTCATCAACTTAAGATCTTGGATCAATCGATAATTAtgtaatataatctaaaaacCCAGGTGacaaaaaacctaaaaaaatcgATGGATGGCCGCGTCCATAAGAAAGGTGGTGAAACagatatattaaattaatgaacGAGAATATAAGCAGACAAATAAAAAACCCAAATGCATAGTTCACGAagcggaaaaagaaagaaggcgAAGTGGAATCGGGGATCAATCAAAAGTgtaaacaaacaagaaatgCATAAATCAGGATGGGGAGCAGCATCAGAAGGGATAAAAAACAAGGAAGAGCAGTGAAATAGATGAAATGCAGAAATGATGAAATGGTGATACGAATGAAGAAAAGAACCTGAGATCAAAGGAGGGAGAGAGAGTAAAGTAGGGAGAGAGTGGCAGACATGTGAGTGAAGAGTGAGGAGAATAATTATTGTAGTGATCCCTGGACATGGTTGATGTTGATGTGGAAGGTGAAGAAGAGTGGGTTTACAGATTCCAACTCAAAGCGAACACAGCGCCTCGGTCCCCTAACTTCCAATGTTCCTTTTCCacgtcatttttttttgtccctTTTTGCCACGTGTCTATCATGCTCCCTTCACCGGAATATATTCTAACAGTACAGTAGGAGGGAATTTAAGAAGAATAGATCCATTTTCAACGGGTTTTTAGAAAAGTTGAGTTTTAACGCAAATTAGCTGAAATGTCTAAAATATCCTTACgtacaaattttctttattcttctttttcctaaataatattataaaaaaaacattttatggaaggctttttttctttttttttttttcctaccTTGTTTACCTTCAAactcaactttttaaaatacaattttaaaagtcttaaaatataacttctaaatttttcGAAAATACTTTTATAGTTAATTTTGGATGAAGATcgtcaatattttatttcgtAAATACtaatattgaaaagtttcgtaaatattttaaacgttttttaaattcaaaatataaaatctcacagtattttaaaataaatatttctttaaagtGTACTTTAACAATAATTAGTGTATAAAACAATGAATTTGACTATCGActcatattaaatttatctgaaattttatgttttttcaaaatgaaattatttttgttttagttgacgataaaatttactacaagtttaataaataaagtttttattttgtaaaggtattgtaataaatgctGGATAGGGATTTGAACCTGAGACCTCGCGTTAgctgttttttcatttttaagatgaaaattatttatgaaactttcaaaaatatcaaaaattgaattgttttcatttacaaataatatattttttacatttctaaacttttgaaaattcatatgCATTTGTTTACGTAAacttacaatatttttttttataatttaacatattttattatcaacATGCTATTTTAGTGTCGAGCTTTTAAGATTGTTAGATGGGAACGTGTTTTGTAGTAAAAAtgtcaataataataagtttaaaaCAAATGCTGAATTAATGTGAATGaaagatttgtttaaaatatttacaaatataatgaaagtttagaatataaatttaatacttaTCGAAGATTGACATTGAATAATTTAGAATatacaagttaaaattaaacGAACTTCGTAATTTAGTTGGTGATAGACTGTTTTGGTAAGTTTGATTGTTTTGTGTGATGCACGTTAGAGTAaaagttttgtatttatagTTAAGTACAACAATGTTAACGTTTAGTTGTTCAGTAGTAAGAGTATCTCTACTTGGGCACATTGTTCCCTAAATGCATGTGGTGATGCtccatattttagaaaatattgtattgaattttatcatttttactACATGTATTGTAACTTAATGTTGTTCGAGTTGTCCTAACACTCTATTGCATTGTGTGTAAAATGACATTTGTTTCATTAGTTGTATTGACGAATTTTAACCAATGCGATTAACGTtttttgtatgtatgtgtTAGTTCGTCTATGGACttaattggaaaaaatataaaaaaaacagaattcTGAAGAATAAATTtgcattttcaaaatgaataaattcattttgagctaattaaaaaaaaaagaatttatttataaaatacatttattttcattccaatcaacaattaatgGGAAGAATAAATTTGCATAATTTTCAATTGGCGAAAATCAAAAGCGGGAATCTGAAAGATAAGGCTGCAATGAACTTTGCTCACTTGGCGTAAAGACAACCCCGCAATCCATCTCGTCGTGGGTCCGACCTCCGATTCTCCCTACGCAAATTTCAGCGGCGAGCCAAATGCCATGCCAGCGTTCATCTTCTGATCCTGTATGACTTCCATGGCTGCGTCGGCAACCTCCGTTGCACTTTTGCCTTCAAAACTGGTTTTCAGGGGACGATTCGAGCAGTCGAGATCGAAGTTTCTTACTCCAACCTCAACATCGTCATTTCCATGTCAttccatttcaatttcatctccGTTCCATCGACGCAAGCCATTCGGAATCCAGGCATCGGTTTCGATCTCGGATCCTCAAGTCCGAACTGGTCCTGATGATCTCGTTGCGTCCATCCTCTCGAAGGTAATGTTTCAAGATTTGCTTAGTTTATCTGATCTTGCAACTGGTTATAGGGTACTTTATAGTGGCTTCGGAATTGAATTTGGGAGAATTTTAGTAGAAAATGTGTAGCAAATAGAGGCCAGAAAGTTGCGGCAACGAGTGATACTGGACTTGGAAATTTCCAGAAATTCTTTCTGGATGATGATCATTCGGTTGGTAGAGGCAGTTTACGTGA
Coding sequences:
- the LOC101204840 gene encoding glycosyltransferase BC10 isoform X2, which translates into the protein MPGSRQRPCLKPSVDIVILVSLVSIFAFGAYVYPHRTSLLCYIFSSGCVNGAFERPLPVAYRELTDEETATRVIMKEILKKPLAQSKNPKIAFMFLTPGSLPFEKLWHKFLDGHDDRFSIYVHASREKVERASPHFIGRDIRSEKVAWGEISMVDAEKRLLANALLDPNNQHFVLLSESCIPLHDFEYIYNYLIFTNVSYIDCFEDPGPHGTGRYSEHMLPEIEKKDFRKGSQRTKEGPNCYADEHYFPTLFHMIDPGGIANWSVTHVDWSEGKWHPKTYRTQDVTYELLRNITSIDEIIHITTTVPKRMTLRPCIWNGVKRPCHLFARKFYPETLGRLLHIFSNYNTAL
- the LOC101204840 gene encoding glycosyltransferase BC10 isoform X1; this translates as MPGSRQRPCLKPSVDIVILVSLVSIFAFGAYVYPHRTSLLCYIFSSGCVNGAFERPLPVAYRELTDEETATRVIMKEILKKPLAQSKNPKIAFMFLTPGSLPFEKLWHKFLDGHDDRFSIYVHASREKVERASPHFIGRDIRSEKVAWGEISMVDAEKRLLANALLDPNNQHFVLLSESCIPLHDFEYIYNYLIFTNVSYIDCFEDPGPHGTGRYSEHMLPEIEKKDFRKGSQWFSMKRRHAIIVMADSLYYKKFKHYCKRTKEGPNCYADEHYFPTLFHMIDPGGIANWSVTHVDWSEGKWHPKTYRTQDVTYELLRNITSIDEIIHITTTVPKRMTLRPCIWNGVKRPCHLFARKFYPETLGRLLHIFSNYNTAL